The Pseudomonadota bacterium genome has a window encoding:
- a CDS encoding cytochrome b produces the protein MSLANPSIASSASQQQRYHAVAQLLHWVMAFAIITIVAIGLFHDGWSDEVKGVTMRLHKSLGITIFVLALFRLGWRLTHKPPPYEPPLPAWQKALATAVHWLFYALMIGLPIGGYLMSSGGSRPMLWFGIELPKVPIDRESTLWEMAHSGHSWGGYIMAGLIGLHIAAAGYHLLAGMDNSVERMMPGMSGD, from the coding sequence ATGAGTTTAGCCAACCCGTCTATCGCATCGTCCGCCAGCCAGCAGCAGCGCTATCATGCTGTTGCCCAGTTGCTGCATTGGGTGATGGCCTTTGCCATCATCACCATCGTCGCCATCGGCCTGTTCCATGATGGCTGGAGCGATGAGGTCAAGGGCGTCACCATGCGGCTACACAAGTCGCTCGGGATCACCATTTTCGTACTGGCACTATTTCGGCTGGGCTGGCGGTTGACACACAAGCCGCCGCCCTATGAACCGCCGCTGCCAGCTTGGCAAAAGGCGCTGGCCACAGCGGTGCACTGGCTGTTCTATGCGCTGATGATCGGGCTGCCGATTGGCGGTTATCTGATGTCTTCGGGCGGCAGCCGACCAATGCTGTGGTTCGGTATCGAACTGCCAAAGGTGCCGATTGACCGCGAATCGACGCTTTGGGAAATGGCGCATAGCGGCCATAGCTGGGGCGGCTATATCATGGCCGGGTTGATCGGCTTGCATATTGCTGCCGCCGGTTATCATCTGCTTGCCGGAATGGACAATTCGGTCGAACGGATGATGCCCGGCATGTCAGGTGACTAG
- the metW gene encoding methionine biosynthesis protein MetW, translating to MSAALRPDLAVIYDQIAPQSRVLDIGCGDGTLLAALRQDKQVDARGLEIDAANVAAAMGRGLSVVQGDADTDLADYPAAGFDYAVLSQTLQTTGRPDRIVESLLRIASQAFVSFPNFAHWRIRTALFTGGRMPVTRLIPERWYDTPNIHHVTIADFEDLIAERGWQVEGRWFLSGDSRTGTAMANLLAEHAVFLLRG from the coding sequence GTGAGCGCGGCGCTGCGTCCCGACCTTGCCGTTATCTACGACCAGATCGCACCGCAATCCCGGGTGCTCGATATCGGTTGTGGCGACGGCACGTTGCTGGCGGCATTGCGTCAGGACAAGCAGGTCGATGCGCGCGGACTGGAGATCGATGCTGCCAATGTTGCCGCAGCCATGGGCCGCGGCCTGTCGGTGGTCCAGGGTGATGCCGATACCGATCTTGCCGATTATCCCGCAGCGGGGTTCGATTATGCGGTGCTCAGCCAGACGCTGCAGACCACAGGCCGCCCTGACAGGATTGTCGAGTCCTTGCTGCGCATTGCCAGCCAGGCCTTTGTGAGCTTCCCCAATTTCGCCCATTGGCGCATCCGCACCGCGCTGTTCACTGGCGGACGGATGCCGGTGACCCGACTGATTCCCGAACGCTGGTACGATACCCCCAATATCCACCATGTGACCATTGCGGACTTCGAGGATCTGATTGCAGAGCGTGGCTGGCAGGTGGAGGGGCGCTGGTTTCTCAGTGGCGACAGCCGCACCGGCACCGCCATGGCCAATCTGCTTGCCGAGCATGCGGTGTTTCTGCTGCGCGGTTGA
- a CDS encoding homoserine O-acetyltransferase, translating to MTSPAPPSAAGDSRFGRDKRVELLGPLPLDCGAALSPVALAYESYGTLNRDASNAVLVCHALTGDHYVASPHPVTGKPGWWSRLVGPGKPIDTDRFCVICINVIGSCMGSSGPATLNPATGVPWGMDFPVITIFDMVRAQALLMDHLGIDRLAAVIGGSMGGMQALAWPVLFPDRVAASLVIASAARHSAQNIAFHEVGRQAIMADPRWRGGGYYGAEGERGEAPASGLAVARMAAHITYLSEAGLTEKFGRRLQDRDAKTFGFDADFQIESYLRHQGISFVDRFDANSYLYITRAMDYFDLADAGGGSLAKAFAAARARFCLISFDTDWLYPTAESRRIVHALNAAGAEASFVELSSPFGHDAFLLENPEMDRIISGFLANGEAV from the coding sequence ATGACATCCCCGGCCCCTCCTTCCGCTGCCGGAGACAGCCGTTTTGGCCGCGACAAGCGGGTTGAACTGCTGGGTCCGCTGCCGCTCGATTGCGGCGCTGCGCTGAGTCCTGTGGCGCTGGCCTATGAAAGCTATGGTACATTGAACCGGGATGCCAGCAATGCGGTGCTGGTGTGCCATGCGCTGACCGGCGATCACTATGTCGCCAGCCCCCATCCGGTGACCGGGAAGCCGGGCTGGTGGTCGCGGCTGGTAGGACCGGGCAAGCCGATCGACACCGACCGTTTCTGCGTCATCTGCATCAATGTCATCGGCAGCTGCATGGGCTCTTCCGGTCCCGCGACGCTCAATCCTGCGACTGGTGTGCCGTGGGGGATGGATTTCCCGGTGATTACCATTTTCGATATGGTTCGGGCGCAGGCGCTGCTGATGGACCATCTGGGTATTGACCGGCTGGCGGCGGTGATTGGCGGTTCGATGGGCGGGATGCAGGCGCTGGCCTGGCCGGTGCTTTTTCCCGATCGGGTTGCGGCGTCGCTGGTCATTGCCTCGGCGGCGCGCCATTCGGCGCAGAATATCGCCTTTCACGAGGTTGGGCGCCAGGCCATCATGGCGGATCCGCGTTGGCGCGGCGGCGGCTATTATGGTGCCGAAGGAGAAAGGGGCGAGGCACCGGCTTCGGGGCTGGCGGTGGCGCGCATGGCAGCGCATATCACCTATCTGTCGGAGGCCGGGCTGACCGAGAAATTCGGCCGGCGGCTGCAGGATCGTGACGCCAAGACGTTCGGTTTCGATGCCGACTTCCAGATTGAGAGCTATTTGCGGCATCAGGGGATCAGCTTTGTCGATCGCTTCGATGCCAACAGCTATCTCTATATCACCCGGGCAATGGACTATTTCGACCTTGCCGACGCTGGCGGTGGTTCGCTGGCCAAGGCCTTTGCCGCAGCGCGGGCACGTTTCTGCCTGATCAGTTTCGACACTGACTGGCTATATCCGACGGCCGAATCGCGGCGCATCGTCCATGCGCTCAACGCTGCCGGGGCCGAGGCCAGTTTCGTCGAACTGTCGTCTCCATTCGGCCATGATGCCTTCCTGCTGGAAAACCCGGAAATGGATCGGATCATCAGCGGTTTTCTTGCCAATGGAGAAGCTGTGTGA
- a CDS encoding TetR/AcrR family transcriptional regulator — translation MDQQTSRKKTARLSAKEPRTSRGRATRKKLLDAAALEFGEKGYHDASVSSITRRAGTALGSFYTYFDSKDEIFRALVQHMSGEVGRHAASAMAGAGDALEREQRALEGFLAFTRSHKEIYRIIDEAEFVDPESYRQHYETVAERIAARLCTGSEAGEMREGLGELEAWALMGMNVFLGLRYGVWSGKDEDIAAISARANRLLRDGVGPR, via the coding sequence GTGGATCAGCAGACCAGCCGGAAAAAGACAGCCCGGCTGTCCGCAAAGGAACCGCGCACATCGCGTGGCCGCGCAACCCGGAAGAAACTGCTCGATGCCGCAGCGCTGGAATTTGGCGAAAAGGGCTATCATGATGCTTCGGTAAGCAGCATCACCCGTCGCGCCGGCACCGCTTTGGGCAGTTTCTACACCTATTTCGACAGTAAGGACGAGATTTTCCGGGCGCTGGTGCAGCACATGTCGGGCGAAGTCGGACGTCATGCCGCCAGCGCCATGGCTGGAGCCGGCGACGCGCTGGAGCGCGAGCAACGCGCGCTTGAAGGCTTTCTGGCCTTCACACGCAGCCACAAGGAAATTTACCGCATTATCGATGAGGCCGAATTTGTCGATCCGGAGAGCTATCGCCAGCATTATGAGACTGTCGCCGAGCGCATAGCCGCACGGTTGTGTACCGGATCGGAGGCCGGAGAAATGCGCGAGGGTCTTGGCGAGCTCGAAGCCTGGGCGCTGATGGGGATGAACGTGTTTCTCGGGCTACGCTACGGCGTGTGGAGCGGCAAAGATGAGGATATCGCCGCGATCAGCGCCCGCGCCAACCGGCTGTTGCGCGACGGCGTCGGGCCTCGGTGA